The sequence AAGTACGTGCGCGAGGAGCGGCTGGCGCCGCTGGGCGAGGCGGTGCGCCGGCTCAGCCGCCTGCCGGCGGAGAACCTGGGGCTCGCCGGGCGCGGCCGCATCGAGGAAGGCTGCTTCGCCGACCTCGTCGTCTTCGACCCCGTGACGATCGCCGATCGCGCGACCTACGAAAACCCTCACCAATACGCCGTGGGCGTGCGCGACGTGATCGTCAACGGCCGCGCCGCCCTGCGCGACGGCGAATTCGCCGGCCACCTCCCCGGCCGGGCGCTGCATGGGCCGGGCAGAAGCGGCCGGGCTTAGACGTTAGATTGACAGCATCGGATTTCGGATCATACGCGTCAGACCATTCGGCAGTTTTTCATAGCCGGTCGGGAGAATCACGATGCGTATCCCTGCCGTCGCCCTGCTGCTCAGCGTTTTCCTGCTGTTCCCGGCCCGCTCGCTGCAAGCGCAGCAGGCGCCGGACATCAAGACCGTGATCGAAACCTACAAACAGGCGCTGATGAAGCTCGACGGCCCGACCGTAGCGAGTCTCTTCGACGACAATATCGTGGTCAACGATCTGGGGATGACTGCCAAAGGGAAGGCCGAAGCGATCGCCGAACTGGGGCAGGCCGTCGCGCAGAACCCCGGCCTGACGATCACCTTCGGCGACACGGTGTACGTACTGGATACCGCACTGGAGCGCTTCGCCTTCAGTTCCGATCCGGTTACGGCGGCCGGATTTAGCCGGCTGTGGGTGATCGAGACGATCGTGGTGCAGAACGGCAAAATCGTCAGCTACACTGCCATCTTTGACAGCAGCGACGCCGAAACTGCCCGCTTCCTTGCCGCAACAGCCGGCGGCTAACGTCCGGCGGCCGGTCAGGCTTCGCCGGTGCCCAGCATCACCACGCCGGTGAAGTTGACCTGGCGGCCGTCGTACTGGCTGGCGATCGACTGCAGGACGCGCGACTGGGCCGCGGCCCGCTGTGCGGGCGCAACGCCGGCGAAGAGCCGCTGCACGTCAGGCTGCAGCTCGAAGAGACCCTGCCAGGCCTGCTCCGGCCCACCCGGCCAGGGAAACGGCAGCGTGTGCTCGCTTTCGCGGATGCCGGTGAAGCCTGCCGCCCGGAAGGCCGCGGCGAGGGCGCCGGGCCGCGCGTAGCGCAGGGCATCCGGCAGGCCCGCGGCGACCGGTGCGGCGTGGTTCGCCAGCAGCGTGCGCACGGCGAACAGCGTGTTCCGCTGCGGCGGACCCCAAGAAAGCACGGCAAGTCGCCCGCCCGGCTTCAGCACGCGGCGGCACTCCAGCAGCGCCCGCGCGGGATCGGGAAAGAGGGTGATCGCCAGGCGGCAGACCACCGCGTCGAATACGCTGTCGGCGAAGGGCAGCGCCTGCGCATCGGCCTGTTGCAGCCGCACGTTCGTGCAGGCCGCGCGGCGCAGCCGCTCCGCCGCGCCGGCCAGCATGGCCGGCGCCAGGTCAACCGCGGCCACGCTGCCGCCGGGCGCCACGGCTCCGGCCAGGGCAAGGGTCAGATCGCCCGTGGCGCAGGCGAGGTCGAGCGCGCGGGCGCCGGGCGCCGGGCGCGCCGCACGGACCGCCAGCGCCGTGGCCCCGGCGTAATGTGCCGCGAACTCATGCTGCCAGCGGCGCCAGGCCGGCGCCCGCTCGCTCCAGGTTTCGAGTGCGGTGTTCTGCATTTGCTCTCCCGGCCGGGGCGAAATCATTCGCACGGCGCGCGACGCCCCTCCATCCAGTCGAGCGTAGCGGCCGAACGTTACGAATGCAGAACGAAGCTTGCAGGGTATGCACGCTGCCGGGTCGCCGTGTGGGGTAGGGCGATGCAGTCGCTTTCCGTGCACACTGCGGGTGCGGGCTGGGTCGCTTGTCGCCTCGCTGCCTGGCGCCAGTGTGGCATACGACGGCATGCCGCAGCGTGCTCCCACAGAGTCATTGCCGCGGCAGTTTGGTGTTGTCCCAACTGACGGTGTGCGCCGGCTGAAAACGCACCCAGCGCCAGTGGCGGCCGCGGGCCGTGCGGCTGGCATATTCGCGCCGGCCGGCCTCGCCGTGCCCCAGCGCGTACTTGTCCGCCATCTGCTCTTTCGCCTTCGCCAGGTCTGGGTCGGCCTGCTCGGCGGCCTGGTCTTCCAGCACGGTGGCGCGGCCCTGCAGCATCACGCCCTGCAGCTCGGGGAAGCGCTCGTTGCGGTCGACCAGCACCGTGGCGATCGGGTTGCGGCGCAGGTTCACGACCTTCTGCCCGCGGCAGTAGAAGTAGACTTTGCCGCCGGCCCAGCCGAACCAGAGCGGCGTAAGGTTGATGCGGCTGCCGGGGCCGATCGTGGCGACGCGCATGTTCCAGCAGCTCGCCATCAGCTCGTCCAGCTCGGCGGGTGAGAGCGCCAGTTCGGCGGGAATGGGCATCGTTGCGCCTCCTGCGGCGGGCTCGGCCGCTGCCGCGAGTGTACGGCCCGGCGGCGCGATCTGTCGCCCGATCTCGGCGACGGGCGCTACTGTCCCGCCGGTGCCAGGTATTCCGCGGCCACGAAGCCTTGCTGGCCGTTGTAGGAGACGCCGATCCAGTCGTGGCCGTCGGCGTTCGGCGGCGGGAAGGGGCCGACCACGCTCACCGTCGTGCCTTCCGGCAGCAGCGTCAGCTTGTTGTCGCCGATGCCGGCGCCGCCGCGCAGGTAGGCGCCGTCACCGTCTGTGCCGCTGACCCTGGCCTGCATGCCGGCGTGCAGGGCGCCGCGCCCCGGCGCGTAGACGATCAGGCCGTACGGCCCCGGCTGCGCCTTCAGCATCGCCTGCTCGAACAGCCCCAGCGGCAGGGTGATGTCGCCGCCGCGGATCCAGCCGTCCCAGCGCGGGCGCTGGTCGTCCGAGTCGAGCAGGTGCACGCTGTCGTCGCCGAAGCCGACCACCACCACCCAGTGATCGCCGTAGTCGGGGCTGCGGCCGAGGACCGTGCCGTGGACTTCGGCGATCACCAGGTTGCCCGCGGCCACCGCGTCGCGCATCATCTGCGCCTCTGCCGCGGGCTCGCCGGGCAAGCTGGAGGGCACGTAGTCGTAGCGCAGGCCGTATCGATCGAGGGCGCGCTTCAGATCGTCGTAGACCGTGCCGATGGAGACCGGCTCGCCGGTAGCGCGACGCACGGAGGCGACGAAGGCCGCGTCGGAGAGGCCGGCCGGCCGCAGGCCGTAGCCGGTGAGCACCATCGCGATGCTGGTCGGGCCGCAGTCGAAGTCGTCGCTGGCGTTGCCCAGGTACTGGTGGATGTAGCGCAGCGGCAGGTCGTTCATCAGGTCGTGGCCCAGCGCCGGACGCGGGGCGGCGAGCGTTGGCGCGTGCAGCAGCGCCAGCAGCACGACGGCGCCGGCGAGCGGGCGAAGGAAGTGGCGAGGGGGCGATGACGCGCGTGTGGCGAGCGGCGCGACCGAGATCCTCATAGGCGGGCGATGCTCCGAGGCGCTGGTATCGTGGGCCAGTCAGCCAGGCCTGGACGGCGTGCCGCCAGACGCATGCAGCATCGGCGCAAGGCCCGAGCGCCAGTATAGCGGCGCCCGGGTAACTGTCAAGTTATGTTAGCAGTTGACGCATTATTGTGCAGGAATAGCGGCCAGGGGCGCGGCGCCGCAGGAGCAGGCGCCGGCGCCGCCCTCCGCCTCGCCCAGCAGACTGCAGCCCGAGCACTCGCCCGCCGGGTGGTCGCAGGCACAGTCACCGGCCAGGTGCGCGTCGAGGTTCTGCAACTGGCTCTGCAGCAGGGTCAGCTCGGCGATCTGCCGGCCCACGTCGTCGATGCGCAGCCCCAGCGCCTCCTTCAGGCGCGGCTCGAAGGCGCGGCAGGGCTCCTCGAAGGCAGCGCGCACCAGCTCGCGCACGGCGGGCAGCGCCAGGCCGAGCGCCCGCGCCCGGCGGATCAGCTTCAGACGGCGTACGTCTGCGGCGGAGTAGAGGCGGTAGTTGCCCTCGCTGCGCGGCGCCGCGCTCAGCAGACCCTGGCTTTCGTAAAAGCGCACCGTCGGCACGGAGACACCGGCCTCGCGCGCCACGGCGCCGATCGTGAAGTGGTGAGCAGGGATCGCGGAGGTCGTCGTCATGCCGGCTAGTTCGTGGAGAAGGGGCCGCTGCCGGGCTCGCCGGGCTGGTCGTCGATCTGCTTGCGCAGTTGCTCGGCCAGCTCCTTCGCCATCTCCTCCATCTTCTCCGGCGTGAGGCCGATGCGCGTCAGCATCTCCTGCATCAAGCGCGAGACTTCGTTGAAGTCCTCCTTGATCAGGGCGGCGGCCAGCTCGAGCTGCGATTCGAGGTGGGTGAACAGCTCGCGGCGGTCGCTGTCGCTGGTGGTGGCGAGGCCGGCGGCCATCAGTTTGGTGAACAGGTTCACCGTGCGCGCCACGTGGATGCGGTCTTCGGGCGCGAGGGGAAACTGCCCGGTGATCGCGATCTCCAGCCCGCTCTGCTTGTCGGTGGCGATGTACTGATCGGCCATAAATCAAGTATAGAGCGACCGGAGCTGCAAGCGCAGGCGTTCGCGAGATCTGGCCGATCTGACCGGCTGCGATCCGCCTCTGAACTCGCCGGCTCAGCCCGCCAGCACCACGATCGCGCGTGGCTGCTTGATGCGCAGCACCAGCATCTCCAGCACGCGGAAGAGGTGGTTGAGGTTCTCCGGTCCCTGATAGGCGACGATCATGTCCTGCGCCAGCGCCAGGTCCATCGTTGCGCTTTCGGCGCTCAGCACCAGCGCCGTCTGCTCCGGCACGACCGGCGACTGGTAGACGCCGCCGCGCACCAGCTTCTGCACCTGTTCCACCGTGAGCAGGCCCGAGTTGCCGTACATGCGGTTCAGCCGCGAGAACAGGAGCGGGCTGGTCAGCACGGTCGCAGCGCCGTAGAAGCCCGCACTGAACAGCGCCTCCGTGGCGGCAACGACGGCGTTCAGCGCCTGCTCGGGGTCGTTCCAGTCGCCCAGCGGCCGCTGCTGGGCGCCGTCCACGGCGCGCAGGCCGGGCAGGCCCAGCAGCAGGTTGCCGTTGACGATCAGGTCGTCCTCGGCGTGGGCGCAGGCGGCGGCGGCCGCGTCGGCGCCGCCCATGTCGAGCGGGGCGCCGGTCTGCGCCGCCGCTTCCAGGTCGCGCCAGGGCAGGCGGAAGTCCTTGTAGATCAGCGGCACGGGCAGATAGCGCCGCACGGAGAGGCGCACGCTGGCCGACTCGGCGTTGCCCATCAGGTCCACGGCGCCGCCCGCGCCGCCGGAGAGGCGATCATCGGGCACGGCCTGCGTGCCGGGGCCGAGCGGCCCGAAGATCGGGATGAAGCGCCGGCAGACCAGCGCCCGGCGCGCGGTCTGCACCACGGTCTCGTCCAGCGCCAACCACTGCTCCGGCGTCAACGGCGCCTGATCGCGCAACAGCAGGTCCATGCTTCGCCCCCATGCCCGGCGCATCGCGCACCGGCGCAGCGCCCAGATCGGCGGCGCCAGCGTAGTACGTCCGCAACCGCTTGCACATGCCCCGATAAGCTGAAGACAGCCGCCGCGCGGCCGCTACGATGCGGGAGAAGCCGCGCGCCGCGATCGGCGCAGGCGCCGCGGCGCAGCAGTGCCGGTGCGAGGTGCGCGAGATGGCTGCAAGCGGAACGGGGAAGCCGGCGCAGTTTACCGTGGGCAGCCTGATCCCCGGCTGGCAGCCGCCGGCCGAGGCTCTGCCGCTGGAAGCGCCGAACTGGGCGGTCAGCGACGGCGTGGTGCGGCAGGGCGCGCCGCTGGCCGGCTACACCGCGGCGGGCGTGGAGCGGCTGCACTACAACAACCCGTACGGCCAGACGATGGAGCGGGTCTGGTTCGACGGGAAGATCGTCTTCGCCATCGATGTCGGCCGCGTCGAGGTCGACGTGTCGAAAGTGAAGGTCGCGCAGGAGTACCAGGTCGTCTACGCCGTCGATCTGGACGAGGAGCTGAAGCTGCGCGCCGAGCCGGAGCTCGTGCCGGACCAGCTCAACATCTACGACTCGGTGCCGGGCATGGCGAAGTACAGCCCGCTCTGGCAGTTCAACTACGTGATCGTGCCGCGCGGCTACGCGCCGAACACGCTGCGCTCGGAGCGTGACTGCCTCGCCAGCGGCTACGAGATACGCCGGAGCAACGTCGTCGAGAACTGACCGGTGGTGTAACGGCCGCCGTGCGCGGCCCAATCACAGCCCGGGCCACAGTTCCCGAGGTCGGTGAACGCTCCCGCGGCCGTATCACGCCCGCGCCGCGTGGCATACACTGGTCGCGTGCCCGGCGTGACCGCTTTGCCGGACACATGTGCGTGCCCGGAACGGCCGGCCGTTGCCGATCTGTCGAGGTGCCGATGGTCCAGCTTGCAGCCATGCTGCTGCTGCCCGAATACCGCCCGCGTGTGTGGGGCGGCCGGCGGCTGAAGGCCGCCGACCCGCCGATCGGCGAGGCCTGGATCTGTTACGAGGGCAGCGAGCTTGGCGGCGGTGCGCAGGCAGGCGCCACGCTTCAGGAACTTGCCGCGCGCTTCGGCCCCGCGCTGACCGGCCGCCGCGCCCCGCACGGCGGCAAGCGCTTTCCCATCCTGCTCAAACTGCTGGACACGGCCGACTGGCTCTCCATCCAGGTGCATCCGAACGACGCGCAGGCCCGGCGGCTGGAAGGCCGCGAGGCGATCGGCAAAACCGAGGCGTGGCATGTGCTGGACGCCGGCGCCGAGGCGCGCCTGATCGCCGGGCTGCGGCCGGGCAGCAGCCGCGGCGCCCTGCGTCGGGCGCTCGCTAACGGCGGGCTGCTGCCGCTGCTCTGCGAGCGCGCTGTCACGCCAGGCGACACACTGCTGATTCCGGCCGGCACGGTGCACGCGCCGGGTCCCGGTCTGCTGCTTTACGAGGTGCAGCAGATGTCGGACATCACCTATCGCCTCTGGGACTGGGACCGCCCGCAGACGGCCGGCCGCGCGCTGCATCTCGACCAGGCACTCAGTGTCGTGGACGCGGCCGCCGATCCGCCGCTGCGCCATGCCGGCCCGCCGGCCGAGGGCTACACCCCGCTCACCGGCTGCCCCTACTTCACGCTCACGCTGCTGCGCGCGGAGCGACAGCCGCTGCGCCTGGCGCCGGACGGGGAGACGTTTCACGCCCTGACGCTGACGGCGGGCGCGGCCGAGCTGCACGGCGCGGGCTGGAGCCTGCCGCTCGCGCCGTACGAGACCGCCGTGGTGCCCGCCGAGTGCCCGGATTACGCGTTCATCCCAGCGTCAGGTGGTTGCACGGCACTGCTGGCGGCGCTGCCCTGATGGGCGTTACACAACCAATTGTCAGGCCACGTTCATGGACGGCCCGCGCCTGCGAATGCTACGCTGAACGTAGTTCGGAAGCAGTTCGCTCTCGCGGAGGCAGGGCACTCGTGCGGCAATTCCGGCGGCCAACCGCGCAACACTGGGCGACGCTCGTGCAAGGCGGGCGTCACCCGCTGCTGACCGCCCATGGCCCGTTCGTCGCTGCCGCAAGCCCCTAGATCGCCTCAACGGCAGCCGTGTTCGAGAGCCACGGGAATTTCCCGCGGCTCTTCTGTTTTGCTTGTGTTTGCCGCTCCCGCGCCGCACGGAAGGAGGGTCTGAAGGCGTCGCTCAGTGAGCGGGTCCAGCCGTGTTGACGACCTGGGAGAGAGCGTGATGTCCCACATCGAAACCTGGGCAGAGATTGTGCGCCTGGAAGCGGCGCTGCGGGAGCGCAAGGCTGCGCGGCGCGCCCGGCTGGGTCCTCTCCCGGAGCGCAAGAACGGCTGGCTTGGCCTGCGGGCGGCGATCGAGCGGCTGGCGCACCGCCTGCGGCGCCGTCCCGCCGCGCCGCAGGCGGCCGCGGACACGGCGCCCAGGCAACCCGCCTGCCGCGGCCGCACGCTGGCGGCGCGCCGGGTGTGCCGGGTCTGCGGCGCTCGCACACACGGCGCGACGGCCTTCCGCCCCGGCTACCGCCCGCGCCGCTGCGCACGGCCGATCGCGCGGGGCAAGTCGCGGATCTGAGGTTCCACGGCGCAACGCAGTGCCGGTCTGCCGGTCCGCTCAGGTCGAGCTCGCTCACAGTGGCGGCGGTTGCCAGCCGCCCAGCGCGGCCTCGACCTGCCGTGCCAGCGCGAGCGCTACCTCCTCCCGCCAGGGCCGGGCGACGATCTGCACGCCGATCGGCAGCCCCTCGGGCGAGGCGCCGGCGCGCACCACGACACAGGGCCAGCCGGTGAGGCTGTACGGCACGGTGTAGCTGATCATGCTCGCCTGCCGGAAGTCGTTCGCCGTCCAGTTCTTCGATGTCCCGTGCGGCACGGCGGGCACCGCGGCCACGGGGCAGACGATCGCGTCCCAGCGCTGCATGAACTGCAGCATCGTGCTGCGGAAGCGGCCCCAGCGGCGCAACAGGCGGTAGAAGTCCGCGGTGGGCATCCTACCGTCGATCACCGACTCCCAGTAGCCCTGCGTGATCGGCCAGGCGCGCTCGATGCCCTCCGGCCGCTGCTCCTCCAGCGCCGCAACGCACGCCCTGAGCGATTGCGCCGCCGCGCGCACCGCCGCCGCGACGGCCGCAGCCGCCTCGCTCACGCCATCATTGGTGAAGCAGGCGACGCGCAGCACGGCCAGGTCCACGCCGGCCGCGTCGAGCAGCGGCACCGGCGCAACGCCGGCGTCGAAGCCGTCCGGACCGGCGATCAGCGGCAGCGCCAGGCAGAGATCCTCGACGCGGCGGGCGAGCAGCCCGACCTGCGTGCGCGGATCGTGCATGTCGCCGGTCTGGCCGCCGGTGGTGGTCGGCACGCGGCCGGCGGTCGGCTTGATCGTGACGATGCCGCAGTTGTGCGCCGGCAGGCGCAGGCTGCCGCCCGAGTCGCTGCCCAGGCCGAGCGGTGAACCGCCCGCGGCGATCAGCGCCGCCTCGCCGCCGCTGCTGCCGCCGGGTGTGCGGCTCAGGTTGTACGGATTGCTGGTGCGGCCGTAGACCGGGTTGTCGGTCTCGATGCCGCCGCCCCAGGGCGGCACGTTGGTCTTGCCCAGCACGATGCCGCCCGCCGCGCGCAGCCGCGCGACAACCGTCGCGTCGCGATCAGGGATGAAGCCGGCGCGCTCCGCCACGCCCATCGCGCCGATTACGCCGGCCACATCGAGCGTGTCTTTGACGGTGAAGGGGACGCCGTGCAGCGGGCCCGGCTGCTCGCCCCGCGCGAGGGCCGCATCGGCCGTGCGGGCAGCCGCCCGCGCCTCTTCTGCCGGCAGTTGCACGACGGCGTTGATCTGCGGATTGATCGCCGCAATCCGCGCCAGGTGCGCCTCGATCACCGCGGCCGACGAGACCTCGCGCTCACGGACTGCCCGCGCCAGCTCCGTGGCCGGCGCGAACGTCAGCGGGATCATGGATGTCCTTTCGTGGCCCTCCGCGCCTCCGCGGACGCGGAGCCGGCATGCTCTGTTCGACTCGCCCGTGTGCGGTTGCCGCCATCGCATCCACCTCCGCAGCTGGTGCCGCGACGATAGCACAGCGCGCCGCGCCGCACGCCTGCTCGCCGCGCCGCGGGTCGCGCCGGCAGGCGCGACGGGCGCACGCCGTGCGCCCCTGCCGCGGCCTGCTAACCCGGCGCCGCCGCGGACCTTCCTCCGCGAGATCGCCCCTCTCCCTCTCCCAGGATTGGGAGAAGGAGAGGGGTCGTAGAAACGAAGTGAGGATGAGGGTCCGCTCCACCCTCACGTTGACGTGAGAGTTGGCGGTCGCGTACCCTGCGGATGCATGCGAACCGTCCTGCGCATCTTCTCGTATCTGCGTTACAACCGCGGCGCCACCGCGCTGGCCTACATCGCCCTGGCCGGCGCGGCGCTGTTCAACATCATCACGCCGCTGGTGATCAAGCAGGCGATCGACTTCGGCCTGGCGCACAACAGCCGCTCCTTCCTGGTGCTCGCGGGTGTGCTGGTCGTGGCCGTTGCGCTCGTGCAGGGCGTCTTCGAGTTCTTCCAGAGCTATCTCGGCCAGTACCTCTCGCAGACCGTGGCGTTGCGCCTGCGCGACGACCTCTACGAGGCCGTGCAGCGGCAGAGCTTCGCCTTCCACGACCGCAGCGAGACGGGCCAGCTCATGTCCCGCGCCACGGTCGACGTCGAGCAGGTGCGGGCCTTCATCCAGCTCGGCCTGCTGCAGTTGACTTACGCGGTGGTGCTCTTCGCGATCACCGTGGTGGTGGCGCTGCGCATCAACTGGCAGATGGGACTGCTCTTCCTCGCCGTGATGCCGCTGATCGGGTTGCGCGCCTGGAGCGTGAGCCGCAGCCTGCGGTCGCTCTGGGTGCGGGTGCAGGGGGCGCAGGGCGCCTTCACCAGCGTCTTGCAGGAGAACCTGGTGGGCGCCCGCGTGGTGCGCGCCTTCACGCGCGAGCGCGAGGAGCTGGACAAATTCAACGTCTCCAACCGCATCGTGCGCGTCGATTCGCTGGAGGCGAACCGGCTCGCCGCCTTCAACCAGCCGCTGATGACCTTCCTGCTCAACGCCGCCACGGCGATCATCGTGATCTACGGCGGCTACGCGGTGATGCATCACCAGCTGACGCTGGGCGGGCTCGTCGCCTTTCTTGAATACCGCACCAACCTCACCGGCCCGGTGCGCACGATCGGCTTCCTGCTCAACCTCTGGACGCGGGCCACGGCCGGCGGCCAACGCATCTTCGAGATCCTTGACGCCGAGCGCGAAGTGCACGAGCGGCCCGGCGCCGTGGCGCTGGCCGGCGTGCGGGGCCACGTACGCTTCGAGCGCGTCTCGTTCGGCTACAGCCGCGAGCGTCCCGTCCTGCGCGAGATCGAGATCGATGCGCCGCCGGGCACGCTTGTCGCCCTGCTCGGCCCCTCGGGCAGCGGCAAGAGCACGATTACCCAGCTCCTGCCGCGCTTCTACGATGTGACCGAGGGCCGCATCACGATCGACGGCCACGACATCCGCGACGTGACGCTGGAGTCGCTGCGCCGCGCGGTCGGCATCGTCCTGCAGGACCCGTTCCTCTTCTCCGCCACGATCCGCGAGAACATCGCCTACGGCGCGCCGGGCGCCACGCCCGAGCAGATCGAGGCCGTGGCCCGCGCGGCGCGGCTGCACGAGTTCATCACCAGCCTGCCCGACGGCTATGAGACATGGGTGGGAGAGCGCGGCATCACGCTCTCCGGCGGCCAGCGCCAGCGCGTCGCCATCGCCCGCACGCTGCTGCTCGACCCGAAAGTGCTGATCCTGGACGACGCGACCAGCAGCGTGGACATGGAGACCGAATATCTGATTCAGCAGGCGCTGGCCGAGCTGCTGCGCGGCCGCACGACCTTCGTGATTGCGCAGCGGCTGCGCACCGTGCGCGACGCCGACGAGATCCTGGTGCTGAAGGACGGGCGCATCGTGGAGCGCGGCCACCACGAGGAGCTGCTTGCGAACGAAGGCCCGTACCGCGAGATCTACGACCTGGAGCTGCGCGACCAGGAGGAGCTGAGCGAGATGGCGGCGGTACGGCCCTCATAACCCCCATCCCCCTTCTCTCCCATACAGGCCGCAATCGTCTCGCGGTCCACCGAACTTCTGTGTATGGGAGAGAAGGGGGCGATCGCTGGGAGGTTTCGCGGGCAAGCCGGTCGGCGTGGCTTGCGGCGTGCTGCGCAGGGAGCGCTGCCAACCGTCTGGTAGGGGCCGTCCGGGAACGGCCCGTCGCGGCCGCAGCCACGACTCACGGCGCGCTGCTAACCCGGCAACCATACGTATCAGCAACCAACGATCGCCCCTCTCCCAGGATTGGGAGAGGGGAAGGGGGTGAGGGCCGAGGATGGCGCTAGGTTTCGGCGGTATGGGCGGGGGCGGCGGCTTCGGCGGCGCCGGGCGCGGCATGATGCGCCGCGCCGGCATAGACGGGCGCTCGCCCGACGACGAGGAGTTCGGCAAGCCGTTCGACGGCAAGCTGCTGCGCCGCCTGCTGCCCTATCTCACGCCCTACAAAGGCCGCGTCACGATCGCGGCGCTGCTGATGCTCGTGGCCACGGCCACCAGCGTGGCCACGCCGTACTTCCTCACCCTCGCGATCGACGACTTTATCGCCAGGAACGACATGCACGGGCTCGTGCTGCTGATGCTCGGCTTCGTGCTGATGCAGCTCGTCAACTGGTTCGCGACCTACGGCCAGAGCTACTCGATGACCTACGCCGGCCAGTGGGCGCTCTACCGGCTCTCCGAAGACGTTTTCTGGCACCTGCAGGTGCTGCCGATCGCCTTCTTCGACCGCAACGAGACCGGGCGGATCATGTCGCGCGCCCAGAACGACATTTCTGTCCTGCAGCAGCTTTTGAGCAGCGGCCTGCTCAGCATCATCGCCAGCTCGCTCACCACCGTGGGCATCGTCTTCACGCTGCTGGCGCTCGACTGGCGGCTGGCGCTGGTGACGCTGATCTCGCTGCCCGTGCTGTTCGGGATTATTGCCGTCTGGCAGCGCTACGCCCGCAAAAGCTTCGTACGCACCCGCGCCGCGATTTCCATCGTCAACGCCAGCCTGCAGGAGAACGTCTCCGGCGTGCGCATCATCCAGAGCCTGACGCGTGAGGACGAGAACCGCCGCCGCTTCGGCACGGTCAACCGCCAGAACTTCAACGCCAACCTCGAAGCGAGCCGCGTCTCCGCGATCATCAACCCGCTGGTGGACCTGGTGAACGCGATTGCGATCGCGGTCGTGATCGCCGTGGGCGGCTCGCTCGTGCTCTCGCACGATCTGAAGGTCGGCGCGCTGGTCGGCTTCGCGCTGTACGTGAACCGCCTCTTCGACCCGATCGGCCAGGTGACGCAGCAGTACAGTACGCTGCAGCGCGCCACGGTCGCGGCCGAGCGCGTCTTCGCCCTGCTGGACGAGCCGGTGAAGATCGCCGACCGGCCCGGTGCGATCGAGCTGCCGCCGGT is a genomic window of Dehalococcoidia bacterium containing:
- a CDS encoding ABC transporter ATP-binding protein, whose protein sequence is MALGFGGMGGGGGFGGAGRGMMRRAGIDGRSPDDEEFGKPFDGKLLRRLLPYLTPYKGRVTIAALLMLVATATSVATPYFLTLAIDDFIARNDMHGLVLLMLGFVLMQLVNWFATYGQSYSMTYAGQWALYRLSEDVFWHLQVLPIAFFDRNETGRIMSRAQNDISVLQQLLSSGLLSIIASSLTTVGIVFTLLALDWRLALVTLISLPVLFGIIAVWQRYARKSFVRTRAAISIVNASLQENVSGVRIIQSLTREDENRRRFGTVNRQNFNANLEASRVSAIINPLVDLVNAIAIAVVIAVGGSLVLSHDLKVGALVGFALYVNRLFDPIGQVTQQYSTLQRATVAAERVFALLDEPVKIADRPGAIELPPVLGRVAFEYVRFAYVPEIPVLHDLNLVAEPGQTVALVGETGAGKSTIISLLERFYDVTGGRITVDGHDIRDVTLASLRGQMGIVLQEPYLFSGTIADNIRLGRLQATDAEVQEAAEIVGLHELIARLPEGYDTIVRERGVNLSVGQRQLVSFARALLRRPRILLLDEATANIDSATEARLQRALGKLLRGRTAFVIAHRLATVRNADRIVALRHGAIVEQGTHEELIARRGMYYDLYSLGFASAGAPGVRAGSA